One genomic window of Thermus caldifontis includes the following:
- a CDS encoding arsenate reductase (azurin) large subunit, whose protein sequence is MALIPRRDQLPIPPKNARVHNTVCQYCNVGCGYKVYVWPVGEQGGLKPNQNAFGLDLSQAQPPLAGQSYTETMHAVTVGKDGRQYHVVIVPAKDSPINRGNYSIRGGTNALTVWSLDRGTQDRLEYPLLRVGDQFQAITWQDALTLVAGVIKGIRDRDGNDDNIAVKAYDHGGSGQGFEDNYGAGKLFFTALSVKHIAIHNRPAYNSEVWGSRERGVHELNYTYEDARLADTIVLWGANTYETGTVFYAEHMLPNIQGNTVAEKEQVFDRGEPAEPGYLIVIDPRKISSYTIAESVAKDRVLLLRPNLGTDYVLANAIARVVWERGYYDMAYLQARTDMGLFEEYKQKSLKLQVPYAEFMAQVERITGVPRAQIEKAADWIAKPKAGKFKRRTLTIYEKGIIWNMKNYDQVAAIVQLAVLTHNIGRPGTGCGRQGGHQEGYVRPPAPTPGSIYRGGPPVNVDKFLTDGKGKFYWVIATDPYLSTPNAQVFRKRIHERTEKLTKALGQGGEPGTIQERVQKILDVLYSDPDALFMVVQDIYMTETARNAHLILPGAAWGEANDTSINCNSRLLRLYEKFMDPPGEAKPDWEIFKWVGLRIAELYRAEGKAQEAAKFEFGKNWKTDEDVFLAGAEEFGDNRVSEEDEAKLEPENYKGVTYEFLKEVGQQGIQTPVRRDPKTGKLVGTVRRYTHKFGTSDGKFKWYGTDDWEGYPAEVAKYLEGEKAKQYPFWVTTGRAQTIWQTAYHDRHLPEKAVALPLPYVEVNPEDAKRLGLQSGDLVEVYNEEGNGTFMVYVTDAVTPGLIFLVMYHWRGTSNSLVSGYTDPKTTIPWYKGTRAALRKVAGAIPSVQQTASLLQQNKFD, encoded by the coding sequence ATGGCGCTTATTCCTAGAAGGGACCAGCTTCCCATCCCCCCCAAGAACGCCCGGGTGCACAACACGGTGTGCCAGTACTGCAACGTGGGGTGCGGCTACAAGGTGTACGTTTGGCCCGTGGGCGAGCAGGGCGGCTTGAAGCCCAACCAGAACGCCTTCGGCCTGGATCTTTCCCAGGCCCAGCCGCCCTTGGCCGGCCAGAGCTACACGGAGACCATGCATGCCGTCACCGTGGGCAAGGATGGCCGTCAGTACCACGTGGTGATCGTGCCCGCCAAGGATAGCCCCATCAACCGGGGCAACTACTCCATCCGTGGCGGTACCAACGCCCTCACGGTATGGAGCCTGGACCGGGGTACCCAAGACCGTCTTGAGTATCCCCTCCTCCGTGTGGGCGACCAGTTCCAGGCCATCACCTGGCAGGATGCCCTTACCCTGGTGGCCGGGGTGATCAAGGGCATCCGCGACCGGGACGGCAACGACGACAACATCGCGGTGAAGGCCTACGACCACGGGGGCTCGGGCCAGGGGTTTGAGGACAACTACGGGGCGGGTAAGCTCTTCTTTACCGCCCTTTCCGTGAAGCACATCGCCATCCACAACCGCCCTGCGTACAACTCCGAGGTCTGGGGTAGCCGCGAGCGGGGGGTGCACGAGCTCAACTACACCTACGAGGACGCGCGGCTGGCGGACACCATCGTCCTCTGGGGGGCCAACACGTACGAAACCGGTACGGTCTTCTACGCCGAGCACATGCTCCCCAACATCCAGGGGAACACGGTGGCGGAGAAGGAGCAGGTTTTTGACCGCGGTGAGCCCGCTGAGCCCGGCTACCTGATCGTCATCGATCCCAGGAAAATTTCCTCTTACACCATCGCCGAGTCCGTGGCCAAGGACCGGGTGCTCCTCCTTCGGCCCAACCTGGGTACCGACTACGTCCTGGCCAACGCCATCGCTCGGGTGGTCTGGGAGCGGGGCTACTACGATATGGCCTACCTCCAGGCCCGCACCGACATGGGCCTCTTTGAGGAGTACAAGCAAAAGAGCCTCAAGCTCCAGGTGCCCTACGCCGAGTTCATGGCCCAGGTGGAGCGGATCACCGGGGTGCCCCGGGCCCAGATCGAGAAGGCCGCCGACTGGATCGCCAAGCCCAAGGCGGGCAAGTTCAAGCGCCGCACCCTCACCATCTACGAGAAGGGCATCATCTGGAACATGAAGAACTACGACCAGGTGGCGGCCATCGTGCAGCTGGCGGTCCTCACCCACAACATTGGCCGCCCGGGCACGGGTTGCGGCCGCCAAGGCGGGCACCAGGAGGGCTACGTGCGGCCTCCGGCGCCCACCCCGGGCTCCATCTACCGGGGTGGCCCCCCTGTCAACGTGGACAAGTTCCTCACGGACGGCAAGGGCAAGTTCTACTGGGTGATCGCCACCGACCCCTACCTCTCCACCCCCAACGCCCAGGTGTTCCGCAAGCGCATCCACGAACGCACGGAGAAGCTCACCAAGGCCTTGGGCCAGGGTGGGGAGCCGGGCACCATCCAGGAGCGGGTGCAGAAGATCCTGGATGTGCTCTACTCCGATCCCGATGCCCTCTTCATGGTGGTCCAGGACATCTACATGACGGAAACCGCCCGCAACGCCCACCTGATTCTCCCTGGGGCGGCTTGGGGCGAGGCCAACGACACCTCCATCAACTGCAATAGCCGCCTGCTCCGCCTCTACGAGAAGTTCATGGACCCGCCCGGCGAGGCCAAGCCCGACTGGGAGATCTTCAAGTGGGTGGGGCTCCGCATCGCCGAGCTCTACCGGGCTGAGGGCAAGGCCCAGGAGGCGGCCAAGTTTGAGTTCGGCAAGAACTGGAAGACGGACGAGGATGTTTTCCTGGCCGGGGCCGAGGAGTTTGGCGACAACCGGGTGAGCGAGGAGGACGAGGCCAAGCTGGAGCCGGAGAACTACAAGGGGGTCACCTACGAGTTCCTGAAGGAGGTGGGCCAGCAGGGCATCCAAACCCCCGTCCGCCGCGACCCCAAGACCGGGAAGCTGGTGGGTACGGTGCGCCGCTACACCCACAAGTTCGGCACCTCCGACGGCAAGTTCAAGTGGTACGGCACCGACGACTGGGAGGGCTACCCCGCTGAGGTGGCCAAGTACCTGGAAGGGGAAAAGGCCAAGCAGTACCCCTTCTGGGTCACCACGGGGCGGGCCCAGACCATCTGGCAGACCGCCTACCACGACCGCCACTTGCCGGAAAAGGCGGTGGCCCTGCCCCTGCCCTACGTGGAGGTCAACCCCGAGGACGCCAAGCGGCTTGGCCTGCAGTCCGGGGACCTGGTGGAGGTCTACAACGAGGAGGGTAACGGCACCTTCATGGTCTATGTGACGGATGCCGTGACGCCCGGCCTGATCTTCCTGGTCATGTACCACTGGCGGGGCACCTCCAACTCCTTGGTCTCCGGCTACACCGACCCCAAGACCACCATCCCCTGGTACAAGGGCACCCGGGCGGCCTTGCGCAAGGTGGCGGGGGCTATCCCCTCGGTGCAGCAAACGGCAAGCCTCCTGCAGCAAAACAAGTTTGACTAA
- a CDS encoding arsenate reductase (azurin) small subunit — protein sequence MTQTLSRRRFVKLTAAATALFTAGGKAQLGYAPSLTYPAVKVANVSQVKTGQPITFNYPDASAPAILVKLGKPAIGGVGSGRDIVAFSALCTHMGCPVQYEGDRFLCRCHYSMFDPAKAGQTYQGLASSWLPQIPLRIDGKGDIYAVAVAGLIWGRVKNV from the coding sequence ATGACACAAACCCTTTCCCGTAGGCGGTTTGTAAAGCTTACAGCGGCGGCCACCGCCCTCTTTACCGCAGGGGGCAAGGCGCAACTGGGGTACGCTCCCAGCCTCACCTATCCGGCGGTTAAGGTGGCCAATGTATCCCAGGTCAAGACGGGCCAGCCCATCACCTTCAACTACCCCGATGCCTCGGCGCCCGCCATCTTGGTCAAGCTGGGCAAGCCGGCCATCGGTGGCGTGGGTTCGGGGCGGGACATCGTGGCCTTCTCGGCCCTTTGCACCCATATGGGCTGCCCTGTCCAGTACGAGGGGGATAGGTTCCTCTGCCGGTGCCACTACTCCATGTTTGACCCCGCCAAGGCCGGGCAGACCTATCAGGGTCTGGCCAGCTCCTGGCTTCCCCAGATTCCTCTGCGTATAGACGGCAAGGGCGATATCTATGCGGTGGCCGTGGCCGGCCTCATCTGGGGCCGTGTGAAAAACGTTTAG
- a CDS encoding ArsR/SmtB family transcription factor translates to MKHDLVQGRLEALAHPARITIVRLLAELPDEHTAFDPRCGSAYGVCFCHLKEKTGLSGPTVSHHLRILREAGLVEGVRVGRWTYFRLKPGALEALAHELLRLARQAEGAFAKAV, encoded by the coding sequence ATGAAGCATGACCTGGTGCAAGGCCGCCTCGAGGCCCTGGCCCACCCCGCCCGGATCACCATCGTCCGGCTGCTGGCGGAGTTGCCCGACGAGCATACGGCCTTTGACCCCCGGTGTGGCAGCGCCTATGGGGTCTGCTTCTGCCACTTAAAGGAGAAGACGGGTCTATCCGGCCCCACCGTAAGCCATCACCTGCGGATCCTCCGCGAAGCGGGGCTGGTGGAAGGGGTGCGGGTGGGACGCTGGACCTACTTCCGTCTGAAGCCCGGGGCCTTAGAAGCCCTGGCCCACGAGCTCCTCCGACTGGCCCGTCAGGCGGAAGGGGCTTTCGCCAAGGCGGTTTAG
- a CDS encoding DUF72 domain-containing protein encodes MAEIRVGTASWTDETLLASGWYPPEVRHHPEKRLRYYARHFDTVEVDSTFYALPRREVVEKWAERTPAGFLFHVKAFSAFTGHGLEASALPKDLRSLLPRQEGHLAQREIPKEVLEETWNRFFSAIAPLREAGKLGYLHFGLPPWTEPKPRSFQYLEHLAERTQGYRVAVEFRNPRWYVAWGFVRRELERLGLIHVSVDAPPLPEAPPRVLEPTHPVAVLRCHGRNADSWKGPHQKPYERFNWRYSEEELQDLAQATRTLAEKADTVFVIFNNNYGTQGVEAAMGLKGLLGLGPPPWAEQLL; translated from the coding sequence ATGGCGGAAATCCGGGTGGGCACCGCCAGCTGGACGGATGAAACCCTCCTGGCCTCGGGCTGGTACCCTCCTGAGGTGCGCCATCACCCGGAAAAACGCCTCCGCTACTACGCCCGCCACTTTGACACCGTGGAGGTGGACAGCACCTTCTACGCCCTTCCCCGGCGGGAGGTGGTGGAGAAATGGGCGGAGAGGACCCCGGCGGGCTTCCTCTTCCACGTGAAGGCCTTTTCTGCCTTCACGGGGCACGGCCTCGAGGCCAGCGCCCTCCCCAAGGACCTCCGCTCCCTCCTCCCTAGGCAGGAAGGCCACCTGGCCCAGCGGGAGATCCCCAAAGAGGTGCTAGAGGAAACCTGGAACCGGTTCTTTTCGGCCATCGCTCCCTTAAGGGAGGCGGGAAAGCTGGGGTACCTGCACTTTGGCCTCCCTCCCTGGACCGAACCCAAGCCCCGAAGCTTCCAGTACCTGGAACACCTGGCGGAAAGGACCCAAGGCTACCGGGTAGCGGTGGAGTTTCGCAACCCCAGGTGGTACGTGGCCTGGGGATTCGTGCGGCGGGAACTTGAGCGGCTTGGCCTCATCCACGTGAGCGTGGACGCGCCACCCCTCCCCGAGGCCCCCCCTCGAGTCCTGGAGCCCACCCATCCCGTGGCGGTGCTCCGATGCCACGGAAGAAATGCAGATTCCTGGAAAGGCCCCCACCAGAAACCCTACGAACGCTTCAACTGGCGTTACTCGGAAGAGGAGCTACAGGACCTCGCCCAGGCCACCCGCACCCTGGCGGAGAAGGCGGATACGGTCTTCGTCATCTTCAACAACAACTACGGCACCCAGGGGGTGGAGGCCGCCATGGGGCTTAAGGGTCTTTTGGGCCTGGGTCCACCCCCCTGGGCCGAGCAGCTCCTTTAA
- the mntR gene encoding manganese-dependent transcriptional regulator MntR, translating to MGRPPLSEAQEDYLKQLFLLEAKRQGPVPTQALAERLGVKPPSVTEMLKKLTALGLVEHAPYQGARLTEAGRRVALEVLRHHRLLEAYLHQALGYGWEEVHQEAERLEHVISEAFEERIAELLGHPPFDPHGDPIPTKDLALPEAPALPLSQAPLGEARVVRALAQDRGTLNLLARLGLVPGKVLRVVERGDGVGIEVAGEVFRLPQELAQAVGVVALQERAP from the coding sequence ATGGGACGCCCTCCCCTGTCCGAGGCCCAGGAGGACTACCTGAAGCAGCTTTTCCTCCTGGAGGCAAAGCGGCAAGGCCCGGTGCCCACCCAAGCGCTGGCCGAGCGCCTGGGGGTTAAACCTCCCTCGGTGACGGAGATGCTGAAGAAGCTCACCGCCTTGGGCCTGGTGGAGCACGCCCCCTACCAGGGGGCCCGGCTCACCGAGGCCGGGCGGCGGGTTGCCCTGGAGGTCCTAAGGCACCACCGGCTCCTCGAGGCCTACCTGCACCAGGCCCTGGGCTACGGGTGGGAGGAGGTCCACCAGGAGGCGGAAAGGCTGGAGCACGTGATCAGCGAGGCCTTTGAGGAAAGGATCGCCGAGCTTTTGGGCCACCCCCCCTTTGACCCGCACGGGGACCCCATCCCCACCAAGGACCTGGCCCTGCCGGAAGCCCCCGCCCTCCCCCTCTCGCAGGCCCCTTTGGGAGAGGCCCGGGTGGTGCGGGCCCTGGCCCAGGACCGGGGTACCCTAAACCTCCTGGCCAGGCTGGGCCTGGTTCCTGGAAAGGTCCTTAGGGTGGTGGAGAGGGGAGACGGGGTGGGCATCGAGGTGGCAGGGGAAGTATTCCGACTCCCCCAGGAGCTGGCCCAGGCGGTCGGGGTAGTGGCCCTTCAGGAAAGGGCTCCATAG
- a CDS encoding serine hydrolase domain-containing protein: protein MDFSRLNAFLKKQVAEGLLPGYVALVARGGEVVYRGVGGYVDPVKGLPMREDALFRIYSMTKPWVSALALTFVEEGGLSLLDPVERYLPAFAGVKVGREVGEEVVLEPLRRPLTVYDLLRHTAGFTYGVFFRSPVKRLYLEAGVDRFDLSREAFLERLAALPLRFQPGEAFEYGLSTDVLGHLLEVLSGKSLGELLWERVFAPLGMRDSGFWAQDPSRLAEPFPKDPETGRSIRLIPVEAEPPRYAGGLGGVSTALDYLRFLEALRTGRGLLHPRLCRLMTQDHLGPLYEAGLRRGLEYTPGPGYGFGLGVAVRLGHGGLAPGSPGDFYWWGFAGTHFLVDPALELSALLFTQAPNLLSVLEPEKTLHSQLGQRLGLAFRTLVYGALS from the coding sequence ATGGATTTTTCCCGGCTGAATGCTTTTTTGAAAAAGCAGGTGGCTGAGGGCCTTCTTCCCGGGTATGTGGCCCTGGTGGCCCGGGGGGGAGAGGTGGTCTACCGCGGGGTGGGGGGTTACGTGGACCCGGTGAAGGGCCTGCCCATGCGGGAGGACGCCCTTTTCCGTATCTACTCCATGACCAAGCCCTGGGTTTCCGCCTTGGCCCTCACCTTTGTGGAGGAGGGCGGCCTTTCCCTTCTGGACCCTGTGGAGAGGTACCTGCCCGCCTTTGCTGGGGTAAAGGTGGGACGGGAAGTGGGGGAGGAGGTGGTCCTCGAGCCCCTGAGGCGGCCCCTCACCGTCTACGATCTCCTTCGCCACACCGCAGGCTTCACCTATGGGGTCTTTTTCCGCTCCCCCGTGAAGCGGCTCTACCTGGAGGCAGGGGTGGACCGGTTTGACCTCTCCCGGGAGGCCTTCTTGGAGCGGCTTGCCGCTTTGCCTCTCCGCTTCCAGCCTGGGGAAGCCTTTGAGTACGGGCTTTCCACCGATGTGCTGGGGCATCTCTTGGAGGTTCTTTCGGGGAAATCCTTGGGGGAGCTTCTATGGGAGCGGGTTTTTGCCCCTTTGGGTATGCGGGACTCGGGCTTCTGGGCCCAAGACCCGAGCCGCCTGGCGGAGCCCTTCCCCAAGGATCCGGAGACGGGCCGGTCCATCCGCCTCATCCCCGTGGAGGCGGAGCCGCCCCGGTATGCGGGGGGCTTGGGTGGCGTGAGCACGGCCTTGGACTACCTGCGGTTCCTGGAGGCCCTGCGCACGGGCCGGGGGCTTTTGCATCCCCGCCTCTGCCGCCTCATGACCCAGGACCACCTGGGCCCCCTGTACGAGGCTGGGTTGCGGCGGGGCCTCGAGTACACACCTGGGCCCGGTTACGGCTTCGGCCTGGGGGTGGCGGTGCGTTTGGGCCATGGGGGTCTGGCTCCAGGGAGCCCCGGGGACTTCTACTGGTGGGGGTTTGCCGGCACCCACTTCCTGGTGGATCCTGCCCTGGAACTGAGCGCCTTGCTGTTTACCCAAGCCCCCAATCTCCTTTCCGTGCTGGAGCCGGAGAAGACCCTTCACTCCCAGCTTGGGCAAAGGCTTGGCCTTGCTTTCCGCACCCTGGTCTATGGAGCCCTTTCCTGA
- a CDS encoding SDR family oxidoreductase, whose product MRLKDKVVLITGAAHGIGRATLELFAREGAKLVACDLEEEPLREAAEATGALAIPMDVADPNSVARGFQEALEALGRLDGVVHYAGITRDNFHWKMPLEDWEAVLRVNLTGSFLVAKAASEAMRERNPGSIVLTSSRVYLGNLGQANYAASKAGVVGLTRTLALELGRYGIRVNALAPGFIETRMTAKVPEKVREKAIAATPLGRSGKPLEVAYAALFLVSDESSFITGQVLFVDGGRTVGAAPA is encoded by the coding sequence ATGCGGCTCAAGGACAAGGTGGTGCTGATCACCGGGGCGGCCCATGGGATCGGCCGGGCCACCCTGGAGCTCTTTGCCCGGGAGGGGGCCAAGCTGGTGGCCTGCGATCTGGAGGAGGAACCGCTAAGGGAAGCGGCGGAGGCCACGGGGGCTTTGGCCATACCCATGGATGTGGCTGACCCCAACTCGGTGGCGAGAGGATTCCAGGAGGCCCTCGAGGCCCTGGGCCGCCTGGATGGGGTGGTCCACTATGCGGGCATCACCCGGGACAACTTCCACTGGAAGATGCCCCTGGAGGACTGGGAGGCGGTGCTAAGGGTGAACCTCACGGGAAGCTTCCTGGTGGCCAAGGCGGCTTCCGAGGCCATGCGGGAGCGCAATCCCGGTTCCATTGTGCTCACCAGTTCCCGGGTGTACCTGGGCAACCTGGGGCAGGCCAACTATGCGGCTTCCAAGGCGGGGGTGGTGGGGCTTACCCGCACCCTGGCCTTGGAGCTTGGGCGGTACGGCATCCGGGTCAACGCCCTGGCCCCTGGCTTCATTGAAACCCGCATGACCGCCAAGGTGCCGGAGAAGGTGCGGGAGAAGGCCATCGCCGCCACCCCCTTGGGCCGCTCGGGGAAGCCTTTGGAGGTGGCCTACGCTGCCCTTTTCCTGGTTTCGGATGAGTCCAGCTTCATCACCGGCCAGGTGCTCTTTGTGGACGGGGGCAGGACGGTGGGGGCTGCTCCCGCCTGA
- a CDS encoding ABC transporter ATP-binding protein codes for MEGLEAKGVVGPYALLGVDLVLRPGEWLALLGPNGSGKSSLLRVMAGLLRPRSGKVLLEGRPLGAYGSYARGQLLAYLPQGGPYPEGLLVEEVVRLGRLPHLGLWGREGREDGEAVEWALEVTGASRFRGRYLGSLSGGERQRVLLARALAARPRYLLLDEPTTFLDLEYQGGLLALLRSLAVKGMGILSVLHDPNQAALADRVAVLKGGRLWAEGSPEAVLTETLLQNLYGPRVRVAHLGGRPHVYLDG; via the coding sequence GTGGAAGGGCTTGAGGCTAAGGGCGTCGTGGGCCCCTATGCCCTCTTGGGGGTGGACCTGGTCCTGAGGCCGGGGGAGTGGTTAGCCCTTTTGGGTCCCAACGGATCAGGAAAAAGCTCCCTTTTAAGGGTTATGGCGGGGCTTCTTCGGCCCAGGTCGGGGAAGGTGTTGCTGGAGGGTAGGCCCCTTGGGGCCTACGGTAGCTATGCCCGGGGCCAGCTCCTTGCCTACCTGCCCCAGGGAGGTCCCTACCCGGAGGGGCTTTTGGTGGAGGAGGTGGTGCGCCTGGGAAGGCTTCCCCACTTAGGCCTTTGGGGGCGGGAGGGACGGGAGGATGGGGAAGCGGTGGAGTGGGCCTTGGAGGTTACGGGGGCCTCCCGTTTCCGGGGCCGGTATTTGGGCAGCCTTTCCGGGGGGGAGCGCCAGCGGGTTCTTCTGGCCCGGGCCCTGGCGGCCAGGCCCCGCTACCTCCTCTTGGACGAGCCCACCACGTTTCTGGACCTGGAGTACCAGGGGGGGCTTCTTGCCCTCTTGCGGAGCTTAGCCGTCAAGGGAATGGGGATCCTTTCCGTTCTCCACGACCCCAACCAGGCGGCCCTGGCCGACCGGGTGGCGGTGCTCAAGGGGGGAAGGCTTTGGGCGGAGGGAAGCCCGGAAGCGGTTCTCACGGAAACCCTCCTGCAAAACCTCTACGGCCCCCGAGTGCGGGTGGCCCACCTTGGGGGGAGGCCCCATGTCTACCTGGACGGATAG
- a CDS encoding FecCD family ABC transporter permease has protein sequence MTQTLPLALRRSLVFLWLLSLLLLALVLGVALGAVNLPPGEVLQALLGLKENPIVTEMRLPRVLGGMLVGAALAVAGASFQGLFRNPLADPYLMGSAAGAAFAVTLLASLLGGLAPAFAQHAIFQSLPLSATLFGFLGALSATLLTLVLAGGAARTGELVLAGVVVGSVLTGATTYLMLQDADRVRAVFAYTLGNLAFMGWPSVKALLLFFLVALPPLMLLGRVLNALQLGEEVAKSLGLPLEGLKLLLLLAASLLVAAAVAQAGIIGFVGLVTPHLLRRLLGEDYRLLLPASALGGAALLTLADLLARTLTRPAELPVGVVTTLLGGPFFLYLMWRRRGRA, from the coding sequence ATGACCCAGACCCTTCCCCTGGCCCTTAGGCGGAGCCTGGTCTTCCTCTGGTTGCTTTCCCTTCTTCTTCTGGCCCTGGTGCTAGGGGTGGCCCTGGGGGCGGTAAACCTTCCGCCAGGCGAGGTACTCCAAGCCCTTTTGGGCCTCAAGGAGAATCCCATCGTTACCGAGATGCGGCTTCCCAGGGTTCTCGGGGGGATGCTGGTGGGGGCAGCCTTAGCGGTGGCGGGGGCCAGCTTCCAAGGGTTATTCCGCAATCCCTTGGCCGACCCCTACCTCATGGGATCGGCGGCGGGGGCAGCCTTCGCCGTGACCCTTCTGGCCAGCTTGCTGGGGGGCCTGGCCCCCGCCTTTGCCCAGCACGCCATCTTCCAAAGCCTCCCCCTTTCCGCCACCCTCTTCGGGTTCCTCGGGGCCCTTTCCGCCACCTTGCTCACCCTGGTCCTGGCGGGGGGGGCGGCCCGGACGGGGGAGCTGGTTCTGGCGGGGGTGGTGGTGGGAAGCGTCCTGACGGGGGCCACCACCTATCTGATGCTCCAGGATGCCGACCGGGTGCGGGCGGTCTTTGCCTATACCCTGGGCAACCTGGCCTTCATGGGCTGGCCTTCGGTGAAGGCCCTCCTCCTCTTCTTCCTCGTAGCCCTTCCACCCCTTATGCTTCTGGGCCGGGTACTGAACGCTTTGCAACTCGGGGAGGAGGTGGCGAAGAGCCTTGGCCTGCCCCTCGAGGGCCTGAAGCTTCTCCTCCTCCTGGCCGCAAGCCTCCTGGTGGCCGCTGCCGTGGCCCAGGCGGGGATCATCGGCTTTGTGGGCCTGGTTACCCCCCACCTCCTCCGGCGCCTTTTGGGTGAGGACTACCGTCTGCTTCTACCCGCCTCCGCCCTCGGGGGAGCAGCCCTCCTCACCCTGGCGGACCTTCTGGCCCGCACCCTTACCCGTCCGGCGGAACTTCCTGTAGGGGTGGTCACCACCCTCCTAGGCGGGCCCTTTTTCCTTTACCTCATGTGGAGGCGGCGTGGAAGGGCTTGA
- a CDS encoding ABC transporter substrate-binding protein, translating into MRRILAVLSVLLALAFAFPLTLTDDLGRTVTVKAPPKRIVTMLPSVTETVCALGACDRIVATDDYSDWPERVKALPKAGGLYNPNPEFIVSLKPDLVLVFKYGRLYETLERAGLTVYAVRTETYEDIFRTTRTLGKLLGLEAQAERLVAQIQREVYGEESRAAKAKSRPTVYYEIDPTPYTVGPESFIGVLIGKARGVNVIPKELGLFPKIAPEFVVEKNPEVIVATYPGALETIRARPGWSRVRAVQTGRICVFTGGQDSLLSRPGPRVAQGLRLLVDCFHGR; encoded by the coding sequence ATGAGGAGAATACTGGCGGTTCTATCGGTCCTTTTGGCTCTGGCCTTTGCCTTTCCCCTTACCCTCACCGATGACCTGGGGCGCACGGTCACCGTTAAGGCGCCGCCGAAGCGGATCGTTACCATGTTGCCTTCAGTGACGGAAACCGTGTGCGCCTTGGGGGCTTGCGACCGCATCGTGGCCACCGACGACTACTCCGACTGGCCTGAGAGGGTGAAGGCCCTACCCAAGGCGGGGGGGCTTTACAACCCCAACCCGGAGTTCATCGTTTCCCTAAAACCGGATTTGGTTTTGGTCTTCAAGTACGGGCGTTTGTACGAAACCTTAGAGCGGGCAGGCCTGACGGTGTATGCGGTGCGCACCGAAACCTACGAGGACATCTTCCGCACCACCCGTACCCTGGGGAAGCTCCTCGGCCTCGAGGCCCAAGCGGAGCGCCTGGTGGCCCAGATCCAGCGGGAGGTGTACGGGGAGGAGTCCCGTGCCGCCAAGGCCAAGAGCCGGCCTACGGTCTACTACGAGATCGATCCCACCCCCTACACGGTTGGCCCGGAAAGCTTTATCGGGGTCCTTATCGGGAAGGCCCGGGGAGTGAACGTTATCCCCAAGGAGCTGGGCCTCTTCCCCAAGATCGCCCCGGAGTTCGTGGTGGAGAAAAACCCCGAGGTGATCGTGGCCACCTACCCGGGCGCCCTGGAGACCATCCGGGCCAGGCCTGGGTGGAGCCGGGTTAGGGCGGTGCAGACGGGGCGCATCTGCGTGTTTACCGGGGGCCAGGATAGCCTCCTTTCCCGTCCAGGTCCCCGGGTGGCCCAGGGGCTTAGGCTTCTGGTGGATTGTTTTCACGGGCGTTAG
- a CDS encoding zinc-binding dehydrogenase: MRAWVQERLRGPLVLKELPDPTPSPGEVVLEVEAVGLNFADHLMRLGGYLTRVHPPFVPGMEAVGRVAGQRFAALMGHGALAERIAVPREALLPVPEGLSPEEVAAYPVSFLTAYLALRQAGAKPGEKVLVQAAAGALGTAAVQVAKAMGLRVLASASRPEKLALPQTLGAEATATYGELPEKAKAFGGVDILLEVRGSLLEESLALLNPGGRLVYIGAAEGEAASLNPLRLMRRNLTVTGFWLAPLLRQKALMQEALGFLLPRLGRELKPVVGAVFPFLEAEAAFQALIDRGHTGKIVVRF, translated from the coding sequence ATGCGCGCCTGGGTGCAAGAACGCCTGCGTGGTCCACTGGTCCTTAAAGAGCTTCCTGACCCCACACCGAGCCCGGGAGAAGTGGTGTTGGAGGTGGAGGCGGTGGGCCTGAACTTCGCCGACCACCTCATGCGCCTTGGTGGGTACCTCACCCGCGTCCACCCACCCTTCGTGCCCGGTATGGAGGCCGTAGGTCGGGTGGCAGGCCAGCGCTTCGCCGCTTTAATGGGGCATGGGGCTCTAGCGGAGCGGATAGCTGTGCCCAGGGAGGCCCTTCTCCCCGTGCCAGAGGGGCTTTCCCCTGAGGAAGTCGCCGCTTACCCGGTTTCTTTCCTCACCGCCTACTTAGCCCTGCGGCAAGCGGGGGCCAAGCCCGGGGAAAAGGTCCTGGTGCAGGCAGCGGCAGGGGCCTTGGGAACCGCGGCCGTGCAGGTGGCCAAGGCCATGGGCTTGCGGGTGCTGGCCTCCGCCTCGAGGCCCGAGAAGCTGGCCCTCCCCCAAACCCTAGGCGCCGAGGCCACCGCCACCTATGGGGAGCTTCCGGAAAAGGCCAAGGCCTTCGGCGGGGTGGACATCCTTCTGGAGGTGCGCGGCAGCCTTCTGGAGGAAAGCCTGGCCCTTCTGAACCCAGGAGGAAGGCTGGTCTACATCGGGGCCGCGGAGGGGGAGGCCGCTTCCCTGAATCCCCTGCGCCTTATGCGCCGAAACCTTACGGTCACGGGCTTTTGGCTGGCTCCCCTCCTCAGGCAAAAGGCCTTGATGCAGGAAGCCTTGGGGTTTCTCCTGCCCCGGTTGGGCCGTGAGCTCAAGCCGGTGGTGGGGGCCGTTTTCCCTTTCCTAGAGGCTGAGGCCGCCTTCCAGGCCCTCATAGACCGGGGGCATACCGGAAAGATCGTGGTTCGCTTCTAA